CTCCTTTATACCACTGCATTCTAAATTCAAGTATTGAATATTTCCTGGCATTTCTGGAAGATACTTGAGACTGCTGCAGTCTTTAAGATCAAGACGAGTAAGCTTGTCAAGATGTTgaaaatatgaaggaatttCAACCAAACTTCGACAGTTCCCAAGATTTATGTCCACAATTTTTGGACTCCCAGAGAGATTTGGAACTTCAGTTAGATTTGAACAGCCCCACAGATCAATCACTTGTAAGTTGACAAGTATCTGCAACAAATGAAATAGAAAtataaagaattaatataatttctacaCTTGATTTTATACAAGAATTAAAATaggcatataatataatataatatacctGCTCTTCTTTCCAAAGCTTCTTAACTTTGCCATTTGGCATATGAAGCTCAACTAGATTTTCTGCAGAAAAAGTTGACGGCAAAGATTCCAATGGACAATAGCACCACTCAAGATAACGAAGAGAATCGGGAAGCTCCAGAGAAGTGTTGAATTTGACATCGGGAAGCACTAGAGAATCCCGCGAGTGAACAATTAGCAATCTTAGGTCAGACATCTTTTTGAAGTCTGCACAATTTAATGGTCGCTTTTGAAGATTATACCAATTAACCTGTATGGCTTCAACATTTGGAGTTTCCTGAGAATAAGAAGAAAGTTTAAATATCCAACATAATTGTATCCTCCTCTACtttttaaataaacaaacatttgTTCATATTCCAAACACTTCCTAACACAATAAATATTCGATCAAATTCATCTTTTAACAATCTCActtatttattataaattagTTTTACTTTGTTCTGTTATCATCTCaagtttgtaatttttattttctaaaaaaaaaaagaaaagaaaaatattgaatGCATTTGGCTCTTACCGTGTTACTTCTCAATACACGATAGACATCCTCATCATTGAACAACCTACTCCGTTTACCGGGATCTTTAATATCTTGttcttgaacaattttccttcccATTTCTTGTAGCAAATCGTGCATCTCTATGATTTCCTTTCCCCATTTTGAATCAATTGATATGAGAGACATCTCAATGAGAATTCTAATTCCAGATGTCGCAAAGAATCCACGAACATCTAACATTTGTTTCACCTTAACCACAGACTTCCCTTTATGAAAACATGCTATATCCAGCAatatctccttctcattttctcccAATCTATCGTAACTTATTCTCAACACTTTCTGAATATCTACATTGGGAAATCGTTTCAATTTGTTGAATTCATCCTCCCAATCTTCTTTGCTCTTGCAATTGAAGAACAAGGACCCCAAAACTGTAAGAGCTAAAGGAACGCCTCTGGCATAATGCACAACCTTTTCTGCCGACTCCTTATAATCTGTTCTACGAGTACTGTTATTCTTGAAAGCACGTGAACAGAAGAGCTGAAGAGCGTCATCCGGTTGTAATCCGTCAACCTTGTAGATATTATCCTCTTGAACAGTTTGCCCAAGTTTGCCCCTATCTCTAGTTGTGATAATGATTCTACTTCCGGTGCCAAACCGGAGAGGACTGCCAGCTAAACGTTCCAATTGCATAGAATCACTCacatcatcaagaacaatgaggaCCTTTGTACGCCTGAGCCTTTCTTGAAAAGTTGATTCTACGGGCAAAGAAACTTCTTCCTTTAATATCTCCTTAAAAAGTGTTTTTACCAAGTGATCTAGTCCATCTGGTTTTTCTGAGTTCTCCCTAACATTCTTAAGAAAACAAGAAGCATCGAATTTAGAAGAGAGTTTGCGAAACAGAGTTTCAGCAAGGGTGGTCTTGCCAACACCACCCATTCCCCAAATACCTACAGTGATGCAAGCGTCTTGTGAATGAATGCCCAATAGCTTTTCAATTTGCTTGATGCGGCTTTCAATTCCAAACAGGCCCTCTAAATTACATGATGATTCACCAATCAATTTGGTGCAAATACAATGGACAACATTCTTTACTAGATCTGCCTCCGTCCTGgcatatatatgtatgattATGTAGAAAAAAGCAATAGTTAGTCCTAAATATGCTTGAACAAATCTTAGCACAAATCAAACTGTCACAAGTTTACAGAAAATTTATAACTTTAGACAAGTTAAAGGATGAGTTAGTTACCCGGATTTGTTTGAATGATCAAACCCAGATAGATTGGCTGCAGTCGTCAAAGCATCCCTCCACTTGTGCACCTTGTCGATACTGTTAGCGAATCGTTTTTCAAGTTGAGCAAATGCATCTGCATAACTCCCGTGTTGTTTTCGTACATCAGATGGATCGATGTCGTAGAATACGGGTATAACCATCCGGCCTTCTCTGTTGTTGCATTTTAGTATATGCACAAGCTCATCCAAACACCATGTGGAAGAAGCATAGTTTTGTGAGAAAATGATCACCGAAATGGTGGATTTCTCAATTGCTTCTAGAAGGGCAGGTCCGATTTCTTCTCCTCTCTGAAGTCTATTATCGATGTAGGTTTCAAATTTCTTCTGAAGTAAGGCAGCATGAAGATGGCTGGTAATACCAAGGCGGGTGTCCCCACCTCTGAAACTGATAAACACATCATACTTTTCTCGACGTGGGGGGTTATCAGCGTCATCATCATCCTTAACAGCAGTAGAATCAGCAGCAGAATCAGCTACATCAGAATCAGCTGCAGGAgacgaagaagaaaatgatCTGCAGCACATATAGAACAGAGTCCCGATGGCGATGACGATGATGTTGAAAGCTTGAATGAAGGCAATCAACTCCATCTCTCTATTAGGTAGGTGCACAAAGTTACAAACGCTTCAGGaggacaaaaattgaaaatatggaGAGACAAGGATTAGTCACTTTCACatacttaaaaaatatttgataaTTGATAAGGCTAAACTAACCAACGCTTTCACAAAGTTACAAACGCTTCATGGAGGGCAAAAAATATTTGTCGAAATGGTTTGTATGGTTTTTATACAAACAATATTGGTGGAGGGGAATTAGACCTCAGACTCTGTCCTCAGATGTAATTCATGTTCATGGAAGAAACATAGCGGATGCAATTAACTGAACTGATGTGTCATACAAAAACAATTTGAATAATACTGAAGTACTCACTAGTGAGTATTTTATGTACTCACCCAATTGacacgtgtttttttttttttttaatagcccAAGAAAAATTATTGACATATACATTATATTATACAAGAATAAAACGTGTTAATTTATCATTGGACAAAATTAAGAAGTGACTACACAAATATTGTCCTAACAATTATACTTTGCTTTCACAGTTTCCTAAATATGTTACAAAATGCATGTATAATGACTACATGTCCATTTGGAAGAAGAGGCGGTAGCAATATATATTACCTTGAATTGGCTTTTGGCTACCTGCACAAAGTTTCAAAGGCTCGAAAATCAACGAGTGAGATATGAAAGATGGTGGAAAATGGGGCACATGATACGcacatattttattaaaaaaatcctATAATTTAAAGAAagatattcatatatttgcaGTCTTAATATGAACAATGTCATCACAGCATGTAAAGGAAGACAATTGATCAAGATGCGAACAAAACAAAGTGACATCCGGTGACAGGTCACCAGCGAAGAAATTAACAGCAGacataacaaaaattaattagCAAATGAAATGCCAGCATAACATAACAACTAAACttattaattaaaaagaaatgacaaaaaatataGAAAGAGCCTTAAACAGTATCAATAAACATTAAACACTGACTAACCTCAGAAAGACAATGGCTTGGTTACCAATTTGACAATGGCTTGTTTGTTTTCTCCACCTTCAAAATAAGAAAACTTCACCTTCAAAATAATATATCCAAAACAATTACTTTTTTGTATCATCTGCAGGAGCGGCAGCGgatgacgacgacgacgaagaagaagaagaagaagaagaaggcataTCCATAACCTCTAGTTTTCAGATCCAGGACTAGTAGTTGCAGAGAGATTAATTGTGTATAGCGAGAAAGACAGACTGGTTCAAAATTAAGGAGGATACAATAaagcgagagagagagtaatTCAGAATTAAGGAGGATCTAATGAAACAGAAAAGAGCCGGAGAGGGTGACTAGTTCAGATTTTTCTTGAATTGGCTTTTAACTAGATGCACAAAGTTCCAAAGGCTCTTCTGGAAAAGCCATGAGCAAGAGATGACCAGTTACTAAAGCATACAAAGAGGCACATGGGATGGGGCCTCCCTTTACGCGCTTTGCGCACGCGGCTTTGAATTTTCCTTGATTAGTATGTCACCAATTCCTTTCAAGAAATTTCCAAACAATTTTCAAGGTTTCAATTGAGGACATTTCTATAatttacaaaagaaaatatGTGAATTCCACACTACAAAATCATAGAGGGCTGAGAATATAGTTGTTCACTAATGAAAAATCTTTAGAGTCACAGACTCATTTTGTTTGATTTCACCATAAGATATTCCACAATCGTTACAACTATCAATCTCTCTACCATATTATAGTCAAATCAAACTAACTAAATCTTAATAgttaaaaaaaacactaatgaaaaatacttcaaaactttgaattttaaccaaaTTACCTCACACGCAGGATATCTGTCTATAATTATGCATATCTGTCTATAATTATTCTGCAGTTGTTTTATACATGCACGTTTCTTGGaagattatgtatttattcatATTGGTTTAGTCACtggaattttttatatttttttggacaaataGTCGctggaatttaatttttttgctttACAACCGTGTAGCATTTGGGTAAAGCCTTGTCAAGGATGCAGACACATGCCTCTGGAAAAGGAAACAACTTAGCTGCTGATGGCCTATCACACGCAGACACATGtctaaattttgattaaaaaaaattaaatttgaacacGTGTCCGCGCGTGATTAGTTATCAGCAGCAGCTGCTGATCTTTTAGCAACGAAGTCTTGTTCTTTGAAAAATCCATGGAAAATAGTATTTTCCTAGAAGAATAGTATTTAATGGAAAAGGTATTGTATAGAGGGGAGATATTAATGCACCGGACCGTTGGATTGTCTAACGGTTGGTAATTGAGGAGGAAGATATCTCGAGGCCacaaaagaaaatgacaaacgcagttagaccatctccaatcgaagagttcagagggccagagggtcgaaaatagcccgaaaatcatctccaatcgagggctaggccaaatgGCTTGTGGGCCTCACTGGATAAAAAatggccaaagggccaaccagCTGACCCAAATGAGTCAACCAGCTAGCCCCGGGCCGGGCCAGAATTTTGAGCATTCCcatcggatataaccgacaacaTTGTatttattcctgtcggttatatccggcATGAATGGTAGGCCAAATTTCAActacgtcagctagccgttatttttgaaaaaaaaaatcagtttttttttttttacaaaatttttaaatctatttttttcctataacttcctaagtcattatacaacattaaattaaattaagtaacatgaaataacattaaacaatatgaaacaacattaaataacattaaccaacataaagatttgggagctttaatgaaaagagcttgggtcaacaaatatttaaccaaaaaccatcccaaaatgttatttaaccaaCAAGgctcaaagtttaataaaaaatcatccaaaactattGTTCACGGGCCAAACTTACAAGTCCAACCCGCTACAAATCTACACTTCCGTAAATACCCTAAATGATTCGATGCAAGAGGAAACTGCAGTTCTTCGAGATCACGAACCGCGAAGAGGTTGAAGATATGTTCAGATCGAGCTTTATGATCAACTCTAGTGCCAAAAGGAGTTGCCCATGTACATAAATCAAAGCTGCTTCATGGATTGGTGCCAATTCAATTCAACGGACTACTACTATTACaccttttttcttatttatttttcacgATTTTGGTTTCTAGGTTTTATATATGACGATATGTACGGTCCAAAACGTGGCAATCACGTCCGTATAATTTGTATTACAAGTTCATGGATAGATTCAAGCCTGGTGGGCAAGATTGAATTTCCAGGTTATATATATGAGGGGTACTTGGATGAGTTTTTCAGACAGTTGGATGTAGATTTATATTTGTATTCCTTCATCATCTGTGAGTGTGAATTACTTCAATCATATGAATTATCTTTCCTCCACAACTAGCTAGCTAATTGGTATTCTTTgaattcttattatttattctcTTTGGATGTTGAACATATCTTCAACCTCTTCGCGGTTCGTGGTCTCGAAAAACTGCAGTTTGTTGGAGAATGGTCCACACCAAATTTGTAAATGTAATCATTAAAACATATCGCTTAACtcaaaattacaaaattcacaaaccaataaaaaaaaatattaacaaatagAATGTTAAGTTACATATGTTGCTCAAGCTAAGAACGTAATCTATAAACTCGTTTCTCACAAACAGCGTCAAACTGTTCCTACTTCAGAAAAGTACTCCGCACCTAAAGTTCATCAAGAATTTGCTATTTTTCAAGGGTAGAGTGCAGTGGAAAACAATCAAACATCACTCATCATTCATCAATTACCATAATTCAAAGTACTTGAGATTAGCAGGCAAAGAAATTAACTGAAAAAGGAAACTTTGCATGGAAGGACCTGCTCGAAAATCAAGTTTCATGTCTCAGAATAGAAAGTTTCACTGAGCTTTGACAGCAACGAAGGCAGCCATGCCCAGTTCCAACAAATCGACAAAAATGGCAGATTTCATAAGAACCACCAGTCCTGATGAATTACATAATCTGTTCCTCTGCGATCGTCTCTACCGTACGGTATCAGATATAGtgtaaaaactaaaaaggtTTGTACTTGtggtaggttttttttttctatatatgGGGCTGGTGCATTGCTGCAAAGATAGGAaaagagatagagaggaaggGTCGCCGTATCTCCATCGGCatccggatgcagtgttaaatgagcaagggggccatagaaacttcttttcgaacgactccactcaaagttgtttgggagctcctatcaactttacacgggacacacaaaagaagtactttgatcctattagacgggggagggtgaagaagctaggacagaagggtagagttcaagagagcaaaatgcgtttaggaacgtggaatataggaaccttaacgggaaaatctatggaagtagtggaagttatggtgaggagaaggataaatattatgtgcctacaagaaactaagtgggttggtcgtaaggcaaatgatctagaaaactcagggtttaaactttggtattcgggcacaaatagaacgagaaacggtgttggcatcatcgtggacaagaccttgacacaagatgttgtagatgtcaaaagggtaggagatagaatcatggcaatcaaaattgtaataggacaagaacttatcaatgtgattagtgcgtacgcacctcaagtagggttggatacgagttcgaaggagaaattttgggaagaccttggagacttggtgcaaggaattgctcagacggaaaAGTTATTTATagaaggagatttaaatggacacatgggcagggagacaggcaactatggaggttttcatggtggccatggttttggggagagaaacgaggatggggaagctatcttggattttgcaatggcatatgatcttttcttagccaacaccttctttaagaagagagaagaacatgtgatcacctacaagagtgggtcgtcaaaaacataaatggattttcttctaatgaggaaaggggatcgtataacttgtaaggattgcagaGTTATACCAAGAGTGAGcatggctaatcaacatcgcttgttggtgatggatgtacatatcaaaatagtgaaacaaaagaacaagacttggaagtgcccaaggactagatggtggaatctaaaagaagaaaaacaagccattttcaaagagagagtaatcacccagtgtgtgtgggatagagagggggaagctagccaaatgtgggattccatggctagttgtatccgaaaagtagcaaaagaggtattaggagagtccaagggctttgccccacaccaaaaggaatcttggtggtggaatgaggaggtacaaacaaaggtgaaggctaagaaggaatgttgtaaagccttatacaaggataggaccgatgaaaatggtgaaaggtatagaaaagcgaagcaagaggcgaagaaagctgtgagagaagctaagttagcggcttacgatgatatgtataaacgactagataccaaagaagaaGAGTTGGATATTTATAAACTAGctaaagcaagggaaaagaagacaagggacctaaaccaagtgaggtacatcaaggatgaggatggaaaggttcttgctacagagaacgcggttaaagacagatggagaggttattttcataatcttttcaatgaaggacatgaaaggagtgcttctttaagggagttgagtaacttagaagagtgtagaaactactcattttatcgtcgaatccgaaaggaagaagtggttgtagctttgaagaagatgaagcatagaaaaacagtaggcccagacgatataccaatcgaagtgtggaaagttttgggagagacaggtataacatggctcactgaccttttcaataggattttgaaaacgaagaagatgccaaatgagtggcgaacgagcactttggtgcctatctacaagaataagagcgacgtacaaaattgcatgaactataggggtattaagctaatgagtcatacaatgaagctctgggagagagtcgttgagcatagattgaggcaagagacacgggtttcggacaaccaattcaggttcatgccagggcgctcaaccatggaggcaatctatctcctACGAAGATtaatggaaagatatagagatgggaaaaaggatttacacatggtctttatagatttggaaaaagcgtatgatagggtcccaagagacattctttagaggattttagaaaagaaaggagtacgagtagcatatatccaagctataaaggatatgtatgaatgagcaaagactgccgtaagaactcatgaaggacaaaccgaaaactttcccataactgtaggattacatcaaggctcatccttaagtccttaccttttcgcgttggtaatggatgagttaacaggacatattcaagatgatattccttggtgtatgcttttcgcagacgatatagtgttgatagatgaaactcaggaaggggtaaatgcaaagcttaacctttggagagaagtgttggaatctaaaggtcttcgcctaagccgatcaaagacagaatatatggagtgcaagttcagtgcaaatggaggccaaaacgagttaggggtgaggatgagagatcaagaaataccaaagagcgaccgttttcgttacctaggatctatcttgcaaaagaaatgagaattagatggagatctcaaccatagaatacaagctggatggatgaagtggaatagtgcatccggcgtgttgtgtgaccgccgtatgccactgaagctcaagggaaaattttataggacggcaataaggccggcgatgttgtatggcacagaatgttgggcggtgaagcatcaacacgcacacaaaatgggtgtagcggagatgaggatgcttcgttggatgtgtgggcacacgagaaaggataagattaggaatgaggatattcggggtaaagtaggagtagccgaaattgaaggaaagatgagagaaatcggttacggtggtttggacatgt
This genomic interval from Malus domestica chromosome 05, GDT2T_hap1 contains the following:
- the LOC103409227 gene encoding disease resistance protein RPV1-like isoform X1, yielding MELIAFIQAFNIIVIAIGTLFYMCCRSFSSSSPAADSDVADSAADSTAVKDDDDADNPPRREKYDVFISFRGGDTRLGITSHLHAALLQKKFETYIDNRLQRGEEIGPALLEAIEKSTISVIIFSQNYASSTWCLDELVHILKCNNREGRMVIPVFYDIDPSDVRKQHGSYADAFAQLEKRFANSIDKVHKWRDALTTAANLSGFDHSNKSGTEADLVKNVVHCICTKLIGESSCNLEGLFGIESRIKQIEKLLGIHSQDACITVGIWGMGGVGKTTLAETLFRKLSSKFDASCFLKNVRENSEKPDGLDHLVKTLFKEILKEEVSLPVESTFQERLRRTKVLIVLDDVSDSMQLERLAGSPLRFGTGSRIIITTRDRGKLGQTVQEDNIYKVDGLQPDDALQLFCSRAFKNNSTRRTDYKESAEKVVHYARGVPLALTVLGSLFFNCKSKEDWEDEFNKLKRFPNVDIQKVLRISYDRLGENEKEILLDIACFHKGKSVVKVKQMLDVRGFFATSGIRILIEMSLISIDSKWGKEIIEMHDLLQEMGRKIVQEQDIKDPGKRSRLFNDEDVYRVLRSNTETPNVEAIQVNWYNLQKRPLNCADFKKMSDLRLLIVHSRDSLVLPDVKFNTSLELPDSLRYLEWCYCPLESLPSTFSAENLVELHMPNGKVKKLWKEEQILVNLQVIDLWGCSNLTEVPNLSGSPKIVDINLGNCRSLVEIPSYFQHLDKLTRLDLKDCSSLKYLPEMPGNIQYLNLECSGIKELPESVWSNENISYLNLRQCKDLKKLPSSWCKLKNLEKLDLYSCYNVENLPEIWEPMEQLKSLSLRGTAVTELSSSICKLKYLESLDLTRCSRFSKFPEIFKPMEHLVYLSLEFTGVEMLPSSIGNLNRLQDLNLSRCMQLKDVPTSIYSLTNLKRLDFKFCRRLEKLPFSPVSFLSLEELELSYSGIYLIPVGIKKASRLSILGLEGCERLVSIPELPVLCNVKAEACASLKIVSSSRTALTQGWDKPHYCFRVFRNCPKLDNNSRSNIMDEAQITIMRMATVAPLEDYWLPCNPWPQINIACPGKEIPNWFSYQNEGSSVDIELCPDWFRTGLFGFALSVVVSPCQDYFIRLRANFIVKFRGESHELFNSQYIIPCNSYNYDCDGQQHVLVWNEAFRSEEVGKNCSPDVYKLAKEASVVFYPQDFASHMKVESCGICPLYAEDAEKFKFGHVFMSRGPKVEETRQDVDSKGGGS
- the LOC103409227 gene encoding disease resistance protein RPV1-like isoform X2, which gives rise to MELIAFIQAFNIIVIAIGTLFYMCCRSFSSSSPAADSDVADSAADSTAVKDDDDADNPPRREKYDVFISFRGGDTRLGITSHLHAALLQKKFETYIDNRLQRGEEIGPALLEAIEKSTISVIIFSQNYASSTWCLDELVHILKCNNREGRMVIPVFYDIDPSDVRKQHGSYADAFAQLEKRFANSIDKVHKWRDALTTAANLSGFDHSNKSGTEADLVKNVVHCICTKLIGESSCNLEGLFGIESRIKQIEKLLGIHSQDACITVGIWGMGGVGKTTLAETLFRKLSSKFDASCFLKNVRENSEKPDGLDHLVKTLFKEILKEEVSLPVESTFQERLRRTKVLIVLDDVSDSMQLERLAGSPLRFGTGSRIIITTRDRGKLGQTVQEDNIYKVDGLQPDDALQLFCSRAFKNNSTRRTDYKESAEKVVHYARGVPLALTVLGSLFFNCKSKEDWEDEFNKLKRFPNVDIQKVLRISYDRLGENEKEILLDIACFHKGKSVVKVKQMLDVRGFFATSGIRILIEMSLISIDSKWGKEIIEMHDLLQEMGRKIVQEQDIKDPGKRSRLFNDEDVYRVLRSNTETPNVEAIQVNWYNLQKRPLNCADFKKMSDLRLLIVHSRDSLVLPDVKFNTSLELPDSLRYLEWCYCPLESLPSTFSAENLVELHMPNGKVKKLWKEEQILVNLQVIDLWGCSNLTEVPNLSGSPKIVDINLGNCRSLVEIPSYFQHLDKLTRLDLKDCSSLKYLPEMPGNIQYLNLECSGIKELPESVWSNENISYLNLRQCKDLKKLPSSWCKLKNLEKLDLYSCYNVENLPEIWEPMEQLKSLSLRGTAVTELSSSICKLKYLESLDLTRCSRFSKFPEIFKPMEHLVYLSLEFTGVEMLPSSIGNLNRLQDLNLSRCMQLKDVPTSIYSLTNLKRLDFKFCRRLEKLPFSPVSFLSLEELELSYSGIYLIPVGIKKASRLSILGLEGCERLVSIPELPVLCNVKAEACASLKIVSSSRTALTQGWDKPHYCFRVFRNCPKLDNNSRSNIMDEAQITIMRMATVAPLEDYWLPCNPWPQINIACPGKEIPNWFSYQNEGSSVDIELCPDWFRTGVKAMNCSILSTLSHAIATTTTVTVNSTCLCGMRPLEVKR